Proteins encoded within one genomic window of Platichthys flesus chromosome 13, fPlaFle2.1, whole genome shotgun sequence:
- the lrrc58b gene encoding leucine-rich repeat-containing protein 58 has translation MEIHEGAAAAVGDGVLDFSRLSLSTFSTDGVSEERKRDTRQLYLNYNRLLALPSSVCVFCNLEFLDISNNGLSAICEGITRLGNLRTLVAKNNRLDEFSLPKEFGCLRLEVLNFSGNRFTEIPLQCTKLPRLQSLSLGGNRLKSIPAEIENLTSLELLYLGGNLITAIPPEVANLPYLSYLVLCDNRIQSVPPQLTRLHSLRSLSLHNNLLTYLPREILCLVHLHELSLRGNPLVVRFVKEMTYDPPSLLELAGRTVKSGNIQYYPGDMPADLLRYLDLASKCPNPKCAGVYFDSCVRQIKFVDFCGKYRLPLMHYLCSPECTSPCSSNPPSDADSEDESSVPAARLQRVLLG, from the exons ATGGAGATTCACGAAGGAGCAGCGGCGGCGGTGGGCGACGGAGTCCTGGATTTCTCTCGCCTGAGCCTGAGCACGTTCAGCACCGACGGTGTCAGCGAGGAGAGGAAGCGGGACACCCGGCAGCTGTACCTGAACTACAACCGGCTCCTCGCGCTGCCCTCGTCCGTCTGCGTGTTCTGCAACCTGGAGTTCCTGGACATCAGCAACAACGGACTGTCCGCCATCTGCGAGGGCATAACGCGCCTCGGCAACCTGCGGACCCTCGTCGCCAAGAACAACCGCCTGGACGAGTTCTCGCTGCCCAAGGAGTTCGGCTGCCTGCGGCTCGAGGTGCTGAACTTCAGCGGGAACCGATTCACGGAGATCCCGCTGCAGTGCACCAAGCTGCCGCGGCTGCAGTCGCTGTCGCTCGGCGGAAACAGACTCAAGAGCATACCTGCGGAGATAGAGAACCTGACCAG tcTGGAGCTGTTGTATCTGGGCGGAAACCTCATCACAGCCATTCCTCCGGAAGTGGCGAACCTGCCCTACCTCAGCTACCTGGTCCTGTGTGACAATCGCATCCAAAGTGTCCCCCCACAACTCACCAG GCTCCACTCGCTGCGATCTTTAAGTCTCCACAACAACTTGCTCACTTACCTGCCAAGGGAAATCCTCTGCCTGGTGCACCTGCATGAGCTCAGCCTCAGAGGCAACCCACTGGTGGTGCGCTTTGTCAAGGAGATGACCTACGACCCGCCCTCGCTGCTAGAATTGGCCGGACGTACGGTCAAGAGCGGAAATATTCAATACTACCCTGGTGATATGCCTGCGGATCTGCTGCGATACCTGGACCTGGCCAGCAAGTGTCCCAACCCTAAGTGTGCCG GCGTCTACTTTGATTCATGTGTGCGCCAGATCAAATTTGTGGACTTCTGTGGGAAGTACCGGCTGCCCCTCATGCACTACCTGTGCTCCCCAGAATGCACCTCTCCCTGCAGCTCCAACCCCCCCAGCGACGCGGACTCGGAAGACGAGAGCAGCGTGCCGGCGGCCCGCCTTCAGAGGGTGCTTCTGGGATAG
- the gpr156 gene encoding probable G-protein coupled receptor 156 — protein sequence MEPELNCSSHCDSPLCFIHAGVNRQEGLDILQRLCSLSTLAVELPRRSLSPVLSAVVWMLLSGGILLAFCFLLFTLRFKNNRIVKMSSPNLNILTLVGSLLTYSSGFLFAVDERTHWHGGASSAVIQARTWTLCVGSTLVFGPILGKTWRLYRVFTQRLPDKRVIIRDIQLMGLVALLILVDLLVLTFWNLTDPIRCSRSVAAAVKVVDRDVSYTLSQMDSCSCAYSDLWAIIIAVQKGSLLLYGTYLAGLTSNVSHPPVNQSPTIITAVTLVTLSSAVVIPVSVFLHAWPNLVYSTVAGAIFMCTLATNCMLFVPQLTQWRQFEEDQNNPGQMAKYFSSPSKSQPSAYSQDEIYYLLGENNSMKKLLNEKNAVIDSLQEQVGNAKDKLLRLMSASQSGEDQNMDSSATNLNSSSTQTTELQSDGPSSSSLPQRVAKSQLSPPHLTAAAVSSPAVTLLPERPAAPNSSNPRTASSPLPHDVYTDENLKSVSIHGSTDKDTRTGGDLKQPVSLPSSAIPRTAEQTVDFVTSLQGRRGLHPFPVETFSNYCGQASQLRPTGFVSSEQLQEILHELSLDAVLEGALRSPSQTARTPSESKFSALSPLSLRTPRSPHPPVLFRYPSISPYAMRKRRPPFNSSRRGLTPPCFYTGCGKIKEKCERQHPGGNHDKATVDGTFLQVHNSDLGLQEEDEEEEAESHKAQRKSRRSVSRCHRCSALRCTENDHTDPPDVEAGGDNEQHHRHIRDSCGYWDSDSSSSTDYCYYHRPYCDSCLQRGSLLSSSDSSDSSDSEYESFASLYRSSHPVVFKEDLKPTFV from the exons ATGGAGCCTGAGCTGAACTGCAGCTCCCACTGTGATTCCCCTCTGTGCTTCATCCATGCAGGGGTCAACAGGCAGGAGGGTCTTGACATTCTGCAGAGACTATGCAGCCTCAGCACA ctgGCAGTGGAGCTCCCGAGGCGCTCGCTCTCCCCGGTGCTCAGTGCTGTGGTGTGGATGCTGCTCTCCGGTGGCATTCTGCTGgccttctgcttcctcctcttcacgcTGCGCTTCAAGAACAACAG GATAGTGAAGATGTCCAGTCCTAATCTGAACATCCTGACTCTGGTGGGGAGTCTCCTCACCTACAGCAGTGGCTTCCTATTTGCCGTGGATGAACGCACGCACTGGCACGGTGGAGCATCTTCGGCTGTGATCCAA GCTCGGACGTGGACCCTGTGTGTCGGGAGTACCCTGGTGTTCGGCCCGATTTTGGGGAAGACGTGGAGACTGTACCGGGTTTTCACCCAGCGACTGCCCGACAAGAGAGTG ATCATCCGAGACATCCAGCTGATGGGCTTGGTGGCTCTGTTGATCCTGGTGGACCTGCTGGTTCTCACCTTCTGGAACCTCACAGACCCCATCAGGTGTTCACGGTCTGTGGCAGCTGCTGTCAAG GTGGTGGACAGAGACGTTTCCTACACATTGTCACAGATGGACTCTTGCTCTTGTGCCTACTCAGATCTATGGGCCATCATTATTGCTGTTCAGAAG GGCAGTCTCCTCCTCTATGGCACTTACCTGGCTGGGTTGACCAGCAACGTCAGCCACCCTCCAGTCAACCAGTCTCCCACCATCATAACCGCCGTCACCCTGGTCACCCTCTCCTCGGCCGTGGTCATCCCTGTGTCCGTCTTCTTGCACGCTTGGCCCAACCTGGTCTACAGCACCGTGGCTGGAGCCATCTTCATGTGCACACTAGCCACTAACTGTATGCTGTTTGTGCCTCAg CTGACCCAGTGGCGGCAGTTTGAAGAGGATCAGAACAACCCGGGTCAGATGGCGAAGTATTTCAGCAGCCCCAGTAAGAGCCAGCCGTCTGCGTACAGCCAGGATGAGATCTACTACCTGCTGGGAGAGAACAACTCCATGAAAAAACTCCTCAATGAG AAAAACGCTGTGATTGACAGCCTCCAGGAGCAGGTGGGCAACGCCAAGGACAAACTACTGCGCCTCATGTCAGCCAGCCAGTCGGGCGAGGACCAGAACATGGACTCCTCTGCCACCAACCTCAACTCCTCCTCCACTCAGACCACGGAGCTTCAGTCCGACGgcccgtcttcttcttctctaccTCAGAGAGTCGCTAAATCTCAactctcacctcctcacctcactgctgctgctgtttcgtCTCCTGCCGTTACGCTGTTGCCAGAGCGTCCCGCTGCTCCGAACTCCTCGAACCCCAGGACGGCTTCCTCCCCGCTCCCTCACGATGTGTATACGGATGAAAATCTAAAGAGTGTGTCGATCCATGGCTCTACAGACAAAGACACGAGAACAGGGGGGGATCTCAAACAGCCCGTGTCCCTCCCGTCCTCTGCAATACCTCGGACAGCAGAGCAGACCGTCGACTTTGTCACGTCCCTACAGGGCCGTAGAGGGTTGCACCCATTTCCAGTTGAAACTTTTAGCAACTATTGTGGCCAGGCATCTCAGCTGAGGCCGACTGGCTTTGTGAGCAGTGAGCAGTTGCAGGAGATCCTACATGAGCTCAGTCTGGATGCGGTCTTGGAAGGCGCACTGAGATCTCCCAGTCAAACAGCCAGGACGCCCTCTGAGTCAAAATTCTCTGCACTCTCGCCGCTGTCCCTGCGGACGCCACGCTCCCCTCATCCGCCCGTCCTCTTCCGTTACCCCAGCATCTCCCCGTACGCCATGAGAAAACGTCGGCCACCGTTCAACTCTTCCAGAAGAGGTTTGACGCCTCCCTGCTTCTACACCGGTTGTGGGAAGATAAAGGAAAAGTGTGAACGCCAACATCCAGGTGGGAACCATGACAAGGCGACTGTGGATGGGACCTTCCTCCAGGTCCACAACAGTGACCTtgggctgcaggaggaggacgaggaggaggaggcagaaagCCATAAAGCCCAAAGAAAGAGTCGGAGGAGTGTTTCGAGGTGTCACAGATGTTCAGCGTTGCGCTGCACAGAAAACGATCACACAGATCCACCTGATGTGGAGGCAGGTGGGGATAATGAGCAGCACCACAGACACATTAGAGACTCCTGTGGGTACTGGGACTCAGACTCCAGCAGCTCAACAGACTACTGTTACTACCATCGTCCGTACTGCGACTCCTGCCTGCAGCGGGgctcgctcctctcctcctcggaCTCCTCGGACTCCTCGGACAGCGAGTACGAAAGCTTCGCCAGCCTGTACCGCTCCTCGCACCCTGTGGTGTTCAAAGAAGACCTCAAACCCACCTTTGTATGA
- the LOC133966854 gene encoding E3 ubiquitin-protein ligase TRIM21-like, which translates to MASAGSVLSKEQLLCPICLDVFDQPVSTPCGHNFCRDCVQGYWKSANVSQCPMCKQKFPRRPELKVNTFIAEVASQFKKSLEKKDKSEASTGDRCSGNVSCDVCVGKRVKAQKSCLDCLASFCETHLEPHHVLGTFKKHRLVNPTMDMRDRVCEKHEKLLELFCSTDQSYVCQLCIKRDHKAHRTVPIEEESREKRAQIMKVNQEVEDRIQGRQQKISKIDKTFELSKGSTERELEDSLQVFTKLLQIVQRGQTEVVEAIGAKQKQVESRARGLVAELEQEIDELRRISTELDQLSHSDDDFYLLQSFPAFSAPPATKDWSDTDVESAVYVGTVRRAVRRVVTQLEETIKTEVKRLCESEFRRAQQFAVDVTLDMDTAHPKLVLSENRKQVHHGDVALSLPDNPERFYPGVSILGKQGFSCGRFYYEVQVKGKTEWDIGVGLESVNRKGGSMLNPEGGYWTLGMRRDKSYWALSSTPVCVPLVEKPQRVGVYVDVEWGQVSFYNADSASHIYSFTGYSFKERLFPYFNPRRNHGGINSAPLIISPVNV; encoded by the coding sequence ATGGCGTCCGCCGGCAGTGTGTTGTCTaaggagcagctcctctgccCCATCTGTCTGGATGTGTTCGACCAGCCGGTCTCCACTCCTTGCGGGCACAACTTCTGCAGAGACTGCGTACAGGGATACTGGAAGAGCGCGAATGTGTCGCAGTGCCCCATGTGCAAGCAGAAGTTCCCCCGGAGGCCCGAGCTCAAAGTGAACACCTTCATTGCGGAGGTGGCCTCCCAGTTCAAGAAGTCGttggagaaaaaagacaaaagcgaAGCCAGCACAGGGGACCGATGTTCAGGAAACGTTTCATGTGACGTGTGCGTCGGGAAAAGAGTCAAGGCTCAGAAATCCTGCCTTGACTGTTTGGCCTCCTTCTGTGAGACTCATCTGGAGCCTCACCATGTTCTGGGCACCTTCAAAAAACACCGACTGGTCAATCCCACGATGGAcatgagagacagagtgtgtgagaAGCACGAGAAACTCCTGGAGCTCTTCTGCAGCACCGACCAGTCATACGTCTGCCAACTGTGCATCAAGAGGGACCACAAGGCACATCGCACGGTTCCCAttgaagaggagagcagagaaaagagagctCAGATCATGAAGGTGAACCAAGAGGTGGAAGACAGGATCCAAGGTCGACAGCAGAAAATTAGCAAAATTGACAAAACCTTTGAGCTCAGCAAAGGAAGCACAGAAAGAGAGCTTGAGGATAGTTTGCAAGTCTTCACCAAACTGCTGCAGATTGTCCAGAGAGGACAGACGGAGGTGGTGGAGGCGATCGGTGCAAAGCAGAAACAAGTTGAAAGCAGGGCCAGGGGACTCGTCgcggagctggagcaggagatcgATGAGTTGAGGCGAATAAGCACAGAGCTGGATCAGCTCTCACACTCTGATGATGACTTTTACCTTCTCCAGAGCTTTCCAGCTTTTTCCGCACCACCAGCCACCAAAGACTGGTCCGACACTGACGTGGAGAGCGCTGTGTACGTGGGCACGGTGAGGAGAGCGGTCCGGAGAGTGGTCACTCAGCTGGAGGAGACCATCAAGACTGAGGTGAAGAGGCTGTGTGAGAGCGAGTTTCGGCGGGCTCAGCAGTTTGCCGTGGATGTGACTCTGGACATGGACACGGCCCATCCCAAACTGGTGCTGTCTGAGAACAGGAAGCAGGTCCATCACGGCGATGTGGCGCTGAGCCTCCCTGACAACCCCGAGAGATTCTACCCCGGTGTTAGTATTCTGGGGAAGCAGGGTTTCTCCTGTGGCAGGTTCTACTATGAGGTCCAAGTGAAAGGGAAGACGGAGTGGGATATCGGAGTCGGGCTGGAGTCCGTCAACCGAAAAGGAGGAAGTATGCTCAACCCCGAAGGAGGCTACTGGACCCTGGGGATGAGAAGGGACAAGAGCTACTGGGCGCTCAGCAGCACTCCGGTCTGCGTGCCGCTGGTCGAGAAGCCACAGAGAGTCGGGGTCTACGTGGATGTGGAGTGGGGGCAGGTCTCTTTTTACAATGCGGACTCTGCTTCCCATATTTACTCCTTCACCGGGTACTCCTTCAAGGAGAGACTCTTCCCCTACTTCAACCCACGGCGAAATCATGGTGGCATCAACTCTGCACCTCTGATTATCTCGCCTGTCAACGTCTAA